The Coffea arabica cultivar ET-39 chromosome 1e, Coffea Arabica ET-39 HiFi, whole genome shotgun sequence genome has a window encoding:
- the LOC113735507 gene encoding uncharacterized protein isoform X3, which translates to MKYVLVTGGVVSGLGKGVTASSIGVVLKACGLRVTSIKIDPYLNTDAGTMSPFEHGEVFVLDDGGEVDLDLGNYERFLDVTLTRDNNITTGKIYQSVLEKERKGDYLGKTVQVVPHVTDAIRNWIETVSVIPVDGKEGPADVCVIELGGTVGDIESMPFIEALRQLFFSVGQDNFCLIHVSLIPVLGVVGEQKTKPTQHSVRELRALGLTPHFLACRSAEPLLESTKLKLSQFCHVADGNILNIHDVPNIWHIPLLLRNQNAHDAILKHLNLRSVATPPELQEWTKRAETFDNLQNSVRIAMVGKYVGLPDSYLSVVKALLHACIARSLKPSVDWIAASDLEDESSESTPEAHTAAWRTLREASCVLVPGGFGDRGVRGMLLAAKYARENNVPYLGICLGMQIAVIEFARSVLGLQRANSTEFDADTQNPVVIFMPEGSKTHMGSTMRLGSRRTLLQTPDCITAKLYHNSEYVDERHRHRYEVNPEVVGILEEAGLRFVGKDESGKRMEYLAFWRKLD; encoded by the exons ATGAAGTACGTATTAGTTACCGGCGGTGTCGTCAGTGGGCTGGGCAAGGGCGTAACTGCTAGCAGTATCGGCGTCGTTCTTAAAGCTTGCGGCCTTCGCGTCACTTCCATTAAGATCG ATCCATACTTGAATACTGATGCCGGTACCATGTCTCCTTTTGAACATGGGGAAGTTTTTGTTCTGGATGATGGAGGAGAG GTTGATCTAGATTTGGGGAATTATGAAAGATTTTTGGATGTGACGCTTACAAGAGACAACAACATTACCACCGGGAAGATATATCAG TCTGTCCTtgaaaaggaacggaaaggagATTACCTTGGGAAGACAGTTCAG GTTGTTCCACATGTCACTGATGCAATTAGGAATTGGATTGAAACAGTTTCTGTCATTCCTGTGGATGGGAAGGAGGGGCCTGCTGATGTTTGTGTCATTGAATTGGGAGGCACTGTAG GTGATATTGAGTCTATGCCATTCATTGAGGCTTTACGACAGTTATTCTTCTCTGTTG GACAAGATAACTTCTGCCTCATCCATGTCAGTCTTATACCTGTTCTTGGGGTTGTGGGTGAGCAA aAAACTAAGCCTACACAACATAGTGTAAGGGAACTAAGAGCTCTAGGCTTGACACCTCATTTTTTGGCATGCCGTTCTGCTGAG CCATTGTTGGAAAGTACGAAGCTGAAGCTTTCCCAATTTTGTCACGTAGCT GATGGTAATATACTCAATATCCATGACGTTCCAAATATTTGGCACATTCCTCTTCTGCTTCGG AATCAAAATGCTCATGATGCCATTTTGAAACACCTAAATTTGAGGAG CGTTGCAACACCTCCTGAATTACAGGAGTGGACCAAGAGGGCTGAGACTTTTGATAACCTCCAAAATAGT GTTCGAATTGCGATGGTTGGGAAATATGTTGGTTTACCAGATTCTTATTTATCTGTAGTTAAG GCTCTTCTGCATGCCTGCATTGCTCGTTCACTGAAGCCATCAGTTGACTGGATTGCAGCTTCAGATCTTGAAGATGAAAGTTCAGAATCG ACACCAGAAGCTCATACTGCTGCATGGAGGACTCTAAGA GAGGCATCATGTGTCTTAGTACCTGGTGGGTTTGGAGACCGTGGTGTGAGGGGAATGTTGTTGGCTGCCAAGTATGCAAGGGAGAATAATGTTCCTTATCTTGGGATTTGCTTAGGCATGCAGATTGCTGTGATTGAGTTTGCAAGATCT GTTTTGGGTTTGCAAAGGGCAAACAGTACAGAGTTTGATGCTGATACTCAAAATCCGGTTGTAATTTTCATGCCAGAG GGTTCTAAAACACATATGGGAAGTACCATGAGGCTTGGTAGTCGGAGAACATTGTTACAGACTCCTGATTGTATCACTGCAAAGCT GTATCATAACTCAGAATATGTGGATGAGCGACATCGACATAGATACGAG GTGAATCCTGAAGTAGTTGGCATTTTGGAGGAAGCTGGATTGAGATTTGTGGGAAAGGATGAAAGTGGGAAAAGAATGGAG TATTTGGCATTTTGGAGGAAGCTGGATTGA
- the LOC113735507 gene encoding uncharacterized protein isoform X2, protein MKYVLVTGGVVSGLGKGVTASSIGVVLKACGLRVTSIKIDPYLNTDAGTMSPFEHGEVFVLDDGGEVDLDLGNYERFLDVTLTRDNNITTGKIYQSVLEKERKGDYLGKTVQVVPHVTDAIRNWIETVSVIPVDGKEGPADVCVIELGGTVGDIESMPFIEALRQLFFSVGQDNFCLIHVSLIPVLGVVGEQKTKPTQHSVRELRALGLTPHFLACRSAEPLLESTKLKLSQFCHVADGNILNIHDVPNIWHIPLLLRNQNAHDAILKHLNLRSVATPPELQEWTKRAETFDNLQNSVRIAMVGKYVGLPDSYLSVVKALLHACIARSLKPSVDWIAASDLEDESSESTPEAHTAAWRTLREASCVLVPGGFGDRGVRGMLLAAKYARENNVPYLGICLGMQIAVIEFARSVLGLQRANSTEFDADTQNPVVIFMPEGSKTHMGSTMRLGSRRTLLQTPDCITAKLYHNSEYVDERHRHRYEVNPEVVGILEEAGLRFVGKDESGKRMEILENPSHPFYVGVQFHPEFKSRPGRPSALFLGLILAATGQLEAYLTKQQNGSL, encoded by the exons ATGAAGTACGTATTAGTTACCGGCGGTGTCGTCAGTGGGCTGGGCAAGGGCGTAACTGCTAGCAGTATCGGCGTCGTTCTTAAAGCTTGCGGCCTTCGCGTCACTTCCATTAAGATCG ATCCATACTTGAATACTGATGCCGGTACCATGTCTCCTTTTGAACATGGGGAAGTTTTTGTTCTGGATGATGGAGGAGAG GTTGATCTAGATTTGGGGAATTATGAAAGATTTTTGGATGTGACGCTTACAAGAGACAACAACATTACCACCGGGAAGATATATCAG TCTGTCCTtgaaaaggaacggaaaggagATTACCTTGGGAAGACAGTTCAG GTTGTTCCACATGTCACTGATGCAATTAGGAATTGGATTGAAACAGTTTCTGTCATTCCTGTGGATGGGAAGGAGGGGCCTGCTGATGTTTGTGTCATTGAATTGGGAGGCACTGTAG GTGATATTGAGTCTATGCCATTCATTGAGGCTTTACGACAGTTATTCTTCTCTGTTG GACAAGATAACTTCTGCCTCATCCATGTCAGTCTTATACCTGTTCTTGGGGTTGTGGGTGAGCAA aAAACTAAGCCTACACAACATAGTGTAAGGGAACTAAGAGCTCTAGGCTTGACACCTCATTTTTTGGCATGCCGTTCTGCTGAG CCATTGTTGGAAAGTACGAAGCTGAAGCTTTCCCAATTTTGTCACGTAGCT GATGGTAATATACTCAATATCCATGACGTTCCAAATATTTGGCACATTCCTCTTCTGCTTCGG AATCAAAATGCTCATGATGCCATTTTGAAACACCTAAATTTGAGGAG CGTTGCAACACCTCCTGAATTACAGGAGTGGACCAAGAGGGCTGAGACTTTTGATAACCTCCAAAATAGT GTTCGAATTGCGATGGTTGGGAAATATGTTGGTTTACCAGATTCTTATTTATCTGTAGTTAAG GCTCTTCTGCATGCCTGCATTGCTCGTTCACTGAAGCCATCAGTTGACTGGATTGCAGCTTCAGATCTTGAAGATGAAAGTTCAGAATCG ACACCAGAAGCTCATACTGCTGCATGGAGGACTCTAAGA GAGGCATCATGTGTCTTAGTACCTGGTGGGTTTGGAGACCGTGGTGTGAGGGGAATGTTGTTGGCTGCCAAGTATGCAAGGGAGAATAATGTTCCTTATCTTGGGATTTGCTTAGGCATGCAGATTGCTGTGATTGAGTTTGCAAGATCT GTTTTGGGTTTGCAAAGGGCAAACAGTACAGAGTTTGATGCTGATACTCAAAATCCGGTTGTAATTTTCATGCCAGAG GGTTCTAAAACACATATGGGAAGTACCATGAGGCTTGGTAGTCGGAGAACATTGTTACAGACTCCTGATTGTATCACTGCAAAGCT GTATCATAACTCAGAATATGTGGATGAGCGACATCGACATAGATACGAG GTGAATCCTGAAGTAGTTGGCATTTTGGAGGAAGCTGGATTGAGATTTGTGGGAAAGGATGAAAGTGGGAAAAGAATGGAG ATCTTAGAGAATCCCAGCCATCCATTCTATGTGGGTGTTCAATTTCATCCAGAATTCAAGTCACGACCAGGAAGACCCTCAGCTCTGTTTTTAG GGTTAATTTTGGCGGCCACCGGGCAATTGGAAGCATACCTTACAAAGCAACAGAATGGAAGCCTATAG
- the LOC113735507 gene encoding uncharacterized protein isoform X1 has protein sequence MKYVLVTGGVVSGLGKGVTASSIGVVLKACGLRVTSIKIDPYLNTDAGTMSPFEHGEVFVLDDGGEVDLDLGNYERFLDVTLTRDNNITTGKIYQSVLEKERKGDYLGKTVQVILCTLLVHCSHGCMMLITHCFCIFTVFQVVPHVTDAIRNWIETVSVIPVDGKEGPADVCVIELGGTVGDIESMPFIEALRQLFFSVGQDNFCLIHVSLIPVLGVVGEQKTKPTQHSVRELRALGLTPHFLACRSAEPLLESTKLKLSQFCHVADGNILNIHDVPNIWHIPLLLRNQNAHDAILKHLNLRSVATPPELQEWTKRAETFDNLQNSVRIAMVGKYVGLPDSYLSVVKALLHACIARSLKPSVDWIAASDLEDESSESTPEAHTAAWRTLREASCVLVPGGFGDRGVRGMLLAAKYARENNVPYLGICLGMQIAVIEFARSVLGLQRANSTEFDADTQNPVVIFMPEGSKTHMGSTMRLGSRRTLLQTPDCITAKLYHNSEYVDERHRHRYEVNPEVVGILEEAGLRFVGKDESGKRMEILENPSHPFYVGVQFHPEFKSRPGRPSALFLGLILAATGQLEAYLTKQQNGSL, from the exons ATGAAGTACGTATTAGTTACCGGCGGTGTCGTCAGTGGGCTGGGCAAGGGCGTAACTGCTAGCAGTATCGGCGTCGTTCTTAAAGCTTGCGGCCTTCGCGTCACTTCCATTAAGATCG ATCCATACTTGAATACTGATGCCGGTACCATGTCTCCTTTTGAACATGGGGAAGTTTTTGTTCTGGATGATGGAGGAGAG GTTGATCTAGATTTGGGGAATTATGAAAGATTTTTGGATGTGACGCTTACAAGAGACAACAACATTACCACCGGGAAGATATATCAG TCTGTCCTtgaaaaggaacggaaaggagATTACCTTGGGAAGACAGTTCAGGTTATACTTTGTACATTACTTGTGCATTGTTCTCATGGCTGTATGATGTTGATCACCCACTGCTTTTGCATTTTTACTGTATTCCAGGTTGTTCCACATGTCACTGATGCAATTAGGAATTGGATTGAAACAGTTTCTGTCATTCCTGTGGATGGGAAGGAGGGGCCTGCTGATGTTTGTGTCATTGAATTGGGAGGCACTGTAG GTGATATTGAGTCTATGCCATTCATTGAGGCTTTACGACAGTTATTCTTCTCTGTTG GACAAGATAACTTCTGCCTCATCCATGTCAGTCTTATACCTGTTCTTGGGGTTGTGGGTGAGCAA aAAACTAAGCCTACACAACATAGTGTAAGGGAACTAAGAGCTCTAGGCTTGACACCTCATTTTTTGGCATGCCGTTCTGCTGAG CCATTGTTGGAAAGTACGAAGCTGAAGCTTTCCCAATTTTGTCACGTAGCT GATGGTAATATACTCAATATCCATGACGTTCCAAATATTTGGCACATTCCTCTTCTGCTTCGG AATCAAAATGCTCATGATGCCATTTTGAAACACCTAAATTTGAGGAG CGTTGCAACACCTCCTGAATTACAGGAGTGGACCAAGAGGGCTGAGACTTTTGATAACCTCCAAAATAGT GTTCGAATTGCGATGGTTGGGAAATATGTTGGTTTACCAGATTCTTATTTATCTGTAGTTAAG GCTCTTCTGCATGCCTGCATTGCTCGTTCACTGAAGCCATCAGTTGACTGGATTGCAGCTTCAGATCTTGAAGATGAAAGTTCAGAATCG ACACCAGAAGCTCATACTGCTGCATGGAGGACTCTAAGA GAGGCATCATGTGTCTTAGTACCTGGTGGGTTTGGAGACCGTGGTGTGAGGGGAATGTTGTTGGCTGCCAAGTATGCAAGGGAGAATAATGTTCCTTATCTTGGGATTTGCTTAGGCATGCAGATTGCTGTGATTGAGTTTGCAAGATCT GTTTTGGGTTTGCAAAGGGCAAACAGTACAGAGTTTGATGCTGATACTCAAAATCCGGTTGTAATTTTCATGCCAGAG GGTTCTAAAACACATATGGGAAGTACCATGAGGCTTGGTAGTCGGAGAACATTGTTACAGACTCCTGATTGTATCACTGCAAAGCT GTATCATAACTCAGAATATGTGGATGAGCGACATCGACATAGATACGAG GTGAATCCTGAAGTAGTTGGCATTTTGGAGGAAGCTGGATTGAGATTTGTGGGAAAGGATGAAAGTGGGAAAAGAATGGAG ATCTTAGAGAATCCCAGCCATCCATTCTATGTGGGTGTTCAATTTCATCCAGAATTCAAGTCACGACCAGGAAGACCCTCAGCTCTGTTTTTAG GGTTAATTTTGGCGGCCACCGGGCAATTGGAAGCATACCTTACAAAGCAACAGAATGGAAGCCTATAG
- the LOC113731093 gene encoding uncharacterized protein has translation MPPRTRSISRVAKLLLPDPVTTVWSECGENNLQLCITNYFKCKKPMAGKVGSSRQGRAQFPMERELEFAEYLVEIKRDNRMNKGNLKSEVFPAIVDKFAKKGCHFDRNQIKAKYYALRQMTQEYNRMRLRVTGAGWDPLLQTVTMDESKWQAIIKENPSFETFHNKDCRVFYMLSEVFDKMDAQGRYARDSNQPPVDINDEIRVRQSQALNNMGGQSMEHVDLTDEMISPMPPTGKSDAKHSKSKGKGKRKTPESSTGRDTDLPPGLSRTSYNNAISWMDATFASDRNTSQTVDAPAPPPAATPAPPPPIYVDDDPFSPLKADAALTKIEEGLPEKVYIKAAVKLADSADHRKMFLSQKNEARMRLYAMTIGGGEIDD, from the exons ATGCCGCCGCGCACTAGATCCATTTCTAGAG TAGCAAAACTCTTACTTCCTGATCCTGTTACCACTGTTTGGTCCGAGTGTGGAGAGAACAACTTACAGCTTTGTATCACCAATTACTTCAAG TGTAAAAAACCAATGGCTGGTAAGGTTGGTTCATCAAGGCAAGGTCGCGCCCAATTTCCAATGGAGCGAGAACTTGAATTTGCGGAGTACTTGGTTGAAATTAAACGGGATAATAGAATGAACAAGGGCAACTTAAAGAGCGAGGTCTTCCCGGCAATTGTTGATAAATTTGCCAAAAAAGGATGCCACTTTGACAGAAATCAAATCAAGGCGAAGTATTATGCATTAAGGCAGATGACACAAGAATACAATCGCATGCGATTGAGGGTGACTGGGGCCGGATGGGATCCCCTCCTCCAGACTGTAACCATGGATGAAAGCAAATGGCAAGCTATTATTAAg GAGAACCCATCTTTTGAGACTTTCCACAACAAAGATTGCCGTGTCTTCTACATGTTATCGGAGGTGTTTGACAAAATGGATGCCCAAGGGCGATATGCAAGGGACTCAAATCAGCCACCAGTTGACATCAATGATGAGATAAGGGTGAGGCAAAGTCAAGCATTGAACAATATGGGTGGCCAGAGCATGGAGCACGTGGACCTGACTGATGAAATGATCTCTCCTATGCCTCCAACTGGGAAATCGGATGCCAAACATTCAAAAAGCAAAGGCaaagggaaaaggaagactcCGGAATCTTCAACCGGCAGGGACACCGACCTTCCGCCTGGTCTAAGTCGCACCTCCTACAATAATGCCATATCTTGGATGGATGCGACATTTGCTTCCGATCGGAACACCTCCCAGACCGTAGATGCCCCAGCACCCCCACCTGCTGCTACTCCAGCTCCTCCTCCTCCGATTTATGTGGATGATGACCCTTTCAGCCCTCTAAAGGCAGATGCAGCCTTAACCAAAATAGAAGAAGGCTTGCCCGAGAAAGTATACATTAAAGCAGCTGTGAAGTTGGCTGATTCCGCTGACCATCGGAAGATGTTTCTGAGTCAAAAGAATGAAGCTAGGATGCGGTTATATGCAATGACTATTGGGGGGGGCGAAATAGATGATTAA
- the LOC113743648 gene encoding protein ALP1-like, translating into MRFVYVRAGWEGSAHDSRVLLDALSNPDAAFPVPPAGKYYAVDAAYRHMPGFMAPFKSGPGGRSQTAQKGLFNRRHSSVRNIIERTFGVWKMRFKILDGPMKNYPIEAQRNIVVACCVLHNFIREMQPYDVYLTDEANMEGTDTEGAQMQQFHVTPEAIHDWKELRNAMADHMYLHRNE; encoded by the coding sequence ATGAGATTCGTATATGTCAGAGCTGGCTGGGAAGGAAGTGCCCATGATAGCCGCGTCTTATTGGATGCTCTTTCCAATCCGGATGCAGCATTTCCTGTACCACCGGCTGGAAAATATTACGCGGTTGATGCAGCGTACAGACACATGCCAGGATTCATGGCGCCTTTCAAGAGTGGTCCAGGAGGGAGATCACAGACTGCACAGAAAGGATTATTTAATCGCCGTCATTCTTCGGTTCGGAACATAATAGAGAGGACGTTTGGGGTATGGAAAATGAGATTCAAAATTTTGGATGGACCAATGAAAAACTATCCTATTGAGGCACAGAGAAACATTGTAGTGGCATGTTGTGTACTGCACAATTTCATTAGGGAGATGCAGCCATACGACGTCTACTTGACGGATGAAGCGAATATGGAAGGCACAGATACCGAAGGAGCTCAAATGCAACAATTCCACGTTACTCCAGAAGCAATCCATGATTGGAAGGAATTACGAAATGCAATGGCTGATCACATGTACCTTCATCGAAATGAGTAG